In the Pyxidicoccus trucidator genome, ACCGAGCGACTGGCCTTCATGGCCCATGACGCCCGACTCGCGGCCATCATCTCTCACGATGCGCTGAGCACGCGGCTTCCCGAGGGACCATGGCACGTGGTGAACCTGGATCGGCTCGGGGATGCGCTGGAGGGTTCGGCGTCAAACCCGTGGGTGGATGACAGCACCGCCGATGACCTGGCGCACATCATCTACACCTCCGGGTCCACGGGGCGCCCCAAGGGTGTC is a window encoding:
- a CDS encoding AMP-binding protein, which codes for TERLAFMAHDARLAAIISHDALSTRLPEGPWHVVNLDRLGDALEGSASNPWVDDSTADDLAHIIYTSGSTGRPKGVCIPHRGVVRMALDADQVRLGPDDRVAQVTTVTFDLSTLEIWGALLNGAALV